TGAATTGATTTACAAGTGATTAAAAGAACTTGATATTATTCTTGGCTGTAATTTTGTGATATTGATATTGCCATGAATCATTTAGGATTGCTATATGTAAAATTTTATCAAAGAATAGTGGATGATCTACCTATTGATCTTGCACAATAGGGTTAAGGGATCAAGATAAAAGAATTTAGCTCAAAAGTCTTCTCTTTAAAAAGGAAAACATAAATAACTATTTCTTTATCCCATTCTGTTGATTCATGAAAGGGTTAAACTTTTTGCTTTTTACTTAGTAAATGAAAGTCACCGTCATTTATTTATGATCATGATCCCCCTGCTATTTTATAATTTGTTTACTTTAAATACTTTTTTAAAATGATTACTATTACTCAAGACACTTTTCAGCGAGAAGTTATGGATTCTCCGCAAGTGGTGCTAGTTAATTTTTGGGCGCCTTGGTGTGGTTTATGCTTGATGCTTCATCCTATTCTCAACCGTTTAGAGTCGGAATGGCAAAATGATTTAAAAATTGTCAGTATCAATGCTGATCAAAATTTTCGTTTAGCTAATAACTATCGTTTGCGCAGTTTACCGACTTTAATTTTGATGCACCGAGGAGAAGTGATTCAAAGGTTAGATAGTTTTCATCATCGAGAAGATTTATATACCACTGTTAATAATGTGATGTTGGCTTTAGAACAAAAAACTGCTTAACATCTGATTAAAAATAGGGGCTTTAGCCCTTATTTATTTTTTGAATAACTAAGATAAGATATATTAGCGCCCATGCACATAATTCTGTACAGTAAACAGGGATGTCATCTCTGTGAAGGTTTAGAGGAAAAGTTAAATTTAATTGATGATGTCACTTTAGATATTAGGGATATTACCAGTAATGAAGAGTGGTTCAATCTATATCAATATGAAATACCCGTTATGTATTTGGTAACGGCGAAGGGCGCTGTTTTA
The sequence above is drawn from the Cyanobacterium sp. T60_A2020_053 genome and encodes:
- a CDS encoding thioredoxin family protein is translated as MITITQDTFQREVMDSPQVVLVNFWAPWCGLCLMLHPILNRLESEWQNDLKIVSINADQNFRLANNYRLRSLPTLILMHRGEVIQRLDSFHHREDLYTTVNNVMLALEQKTA
- a CDS encoding glutaredoxin family protein, whose protein sequence is MHIILYSKQGCHLCEGLEEKLNLIDDVTLDIRDITSNEEWFNLYQYEIPVMYLVTAKGAVLIPRTSPRISVNQLYKTLQNFVSVTN